The Desmonostoc muscorum LEGE 12446 genome includes a region encoding these proteins:
- a CDS encoding FecCD family ABC transporter permease, whose protein sequence is MKRLFQKIFSKYRVLWAILIFGVGLVVTLALSLSQGAVPLSMSEFWQAILREGDPIKQTILWDLRLPRICAALIVGAALGMSGALLQGMLRNSLADPFILGISAGAGLIVILMIVWQIFPIAIPLAAWIGAILTSAIVILLGRAGSGISVERLILGGVAISSLFGAVQSTLLLLAEDGQIQIALSWLVGSLNGRGWQEISTASPYIIVALVGGCLLARSVNVLALGDDLAVGLGISLTRSRLLIGGVATLLAAGAVSISGLIGFVGLVVPHAVRLLVGTDHRFVLPLSALGGAWLLTFADLLSRLGAVELPVGSVTALLGSPLFIWLLYRRSAGFNKF, encoded by the coding sequence ATGAAAAGACTATTTCAGAAAATTTTCAGTAAATACCGCGTACTCTGGGCTATTTTAATCTTTGGTGTAGGACTGGTGGTAACGCTAGCGCTATCGCTTTCCCAAGGAGCAGTACCTTTGAGTATGTCTGAGTTTTGGCAAGCTATTCTTCGGGAAGGCGATCCGATTAAACAGACAATTCTCTGGGATTTGCGTCTCCCACGCATTTGTGCGGCTCTCATCGTCGGTGCTGCTTTGGGTATGTCAGGAGCGTTGCTGCAAGGAATGTTACGCAATAGTCTTGCCGATCCTTTTATTCTCGGCATTTCTGCGGGTGCAGGATTAATTGTAATTTTGATGATTGTGTGGCAAATATTCCCCATCGCCATTCCTCTAGCCGCCTGGATAGGTGCAATTTTGACTTCAGCGATCGTCATTTTACTCGGTCGTGCGGGGTCAGGAATTTCAGTTGAGCGATTGATTTTAGGCGGGGTGGCGATCAGTTCTTTATTTGGTGCTGTGCAAAGTACATTGCTGCTGTTAGCTGAAGACGGTCAAATTCAAATTGCGCTGAGTTGGTTAGTTGGTAGCCTCAACGGACGGGGTTGGCAAGAAATTTCCACTGCTAGCCCTTACATCATCGTTGCATTGGTGGGGGGATGCTTGCTGGCGCGATCGGTGAACGTGTTGGCTTTGGGTGATGATTTGGCTGTGGGATTGGGAATTTCGTTAACGCGATCGCGCCTATTAATTGGTGGTGTCGCCACATTATTAGCCGCAGGTGCAGTCAGCATCAGCGGCTTAATTGGATTTGTCGGCCTTGTTGTCCCTCACGCTGTCCGGCTGCTCGTTGGTACAGATCACCGCTTTGTTTTGCCACTTTCCGCCCTTGGTGGTGCATGGTTACTCACCTTTGCAGATTTACTCTCTAGATTAGGAGCAGTAGAACTACCAGTAGGTTCCGTCACCGCCTTGCTAGGTTCACCGCTGTTTATCTGGTTACTTTATCGTCGTTCTGCTGGGTTTAATAAATTCTGA
- a CDS encoding type II toxin-antitoxin system VapC family toxin has translation MIILDTHIWIWWIDNSERLNQKYRNWIEEYQSQGLGVSIISCWEIAKLVENRKLAFSISVDEWITAALAYPGVQLLELTIPIILESTKLTGFHKDPSDQLIVATARIYDCPLLTADAKILAYSGVQTLK, from the coding sequence ATGATAATCTTAGATACTCATATTTGGATTTGGTGGATAGATAATAGTGAACGACTAAACCAGAAATATCGAAATTGGATTGAAGAATATCAATCTCAAGGACTAGGAGTCAGCATTATTTCTTGTTGGGAAATTGCCAAACTGGTTGAGAATCGCAAACTTGCTTTTTCAATTTCAGTTGACGAGTGGATAACAGCAGCTTTAGCTTATCCAGGAGTGCAGCTACTCGAACTGACAATTCCAATTATCCTTGAATCAACCAAACTCACAGGTTTTCACAAAGATCCATCTGACCAGCTTATTGTAGCCACTGCCAGAATTTACGACTGTCCGTTACTAACTGCTGACGCCAAAATTCTGGCATATTCCGGGGTGCAAACTCTTAAATAA
- a CDS encoding NAD-dependent succinate-semialdehyde dehydrogenase, whose protein sequence is MAIATINPATGETFQIFEPLKDAEINAKLDLANQAFEHYRQTSFSERSHWLQKAADILEQDKAEFAKLMTLEMGKPFKAAIAEVEKCAAVCRYYAEHAPGFLADVSVKTDASHSFVRYQPLGAILAVMPWNFPFWQVFRFAAPALMAGNVGLLKHASNVPQCALAIEEIIRRAGFPGGVFQTLLIGAAKVADLMADERVKAATLTGSEPAGISLAVAAGKQIKKTVLELGGSDPFIVLESADLEAAVVTATTARMLNNGQSCIAAKRFIIAEAIADKFEKLLLDKFEALKVGDPMQPDTDIGPLATPGILQDLDQQVQTATQSGGKVLIGGHPLLDRPGNFYPPTIIIDIPPNTPIAKEEFFGPVALLFRVPDIDAAIKLANDSPFGLGASAWTTNDQERDRLVEEIQAGAVFINGMVKSDPRLPFGGIKRSGYGRELSIQGIHEFVNVKTVWVK, encoded by the coding sequence ATGGCGATCGCCACGATTAATCCTGCCACTGGGGAAACTTTTCAAATCTTTGAGCCACTCAAGGATGCAGAAATTAACGCTAAACTCGATTTGGCGAATCAGGCTTTTGAACATTATCGCCAGACTAGTTTTTCTGAGCGATCGCACTGGTTACAAAAGGCTGCCGATATTTTAGAGCAAGACAAAGCAGAATTTGCTAAATTAATGACTCTAGAAATGGGTAAGCCTTTTAAAGCTGCCATCGCCGAAGTCGAAAAATGCGCCGCCGTCTGTCGCTACTACGCCGAACACGCCCCTGGTTTTTTGGCTGATGTTTCTGTCAAAACTGATGCCAGCCATAGTTTTGTTCGCTACCAGCCCTTAGGGGCGATTCTGGCAGTTATGCCCTGGAATTTCCCCTTCTGGCAAGTTTTCCGCTTTGCTGCACCAGCACTCATGGCGGGAAATGTCGGCTTACTCAAACATGCTTCCAACGTGCCGCAGTGCGCCTTGGCAATAGAAGAAATTATTCGACGGGCAGGTTTTCCCGGAGGTGTATTTCAAACTTTATTGATTGGGGCTGCCAAAGTCGCCGACTTAATGGCAGACGAGAGGGTAAAAGCTGCAACCTTAACAGGAAGCGAACCAGCAGGCATATCCCTCGCCGTCGCCGCTGGGAAACAAATTAAAAAAACAGTTTTGGAATTGGGAGGAAGCGACCCATTTATTGTGTTAGAAAGTGCTGACTTAGAAGCAGCAGTTGTCACAGCTACTACAGCGCGGATGTTGAATAACGGGCAATCATGTATTGCAGCAAAACGTTTTATTATCGCAGAAGCGATCGCTGACAAATTTGAAAAATTGTTGTTAGATAAATTCGAGGCGCTGAAAGTGGGCGATCCCATGCAACCAGACACCGATATCGGGCCTCTGGCAACTCCTGGGATTCTCCAGGATTTAGACCAACAAGTGCAAACTGCTACCCAAAGCGGTGGGAAAGTCCTTATCGGTGGACATCCATTATTAGATCGTCCTGGAAACTTTTATCCGCCAACCATTATCATAGATATCCCGCCCAACACACCAATTGCCAAAGAAGAATTCTTTGGCCCAGTAGCTTTGTTATTCCGGGTTCCAGATATCGATGCTGCCATTAAACTTGCCAATGATAGCCCCTTTGGCTTAGGTGCAAGTGCTTGGACAACCAACGATCAAGAACGCGATCGCTTGGTTGAAGAAATCCAAGCAGGTGCCGTATTTATCAACGGTATGGTCAAATCCGATCCCCGATTGCCCTTTGGTGGTATTAAGCGTTCTGGATATGGCAGAGAATTGAGTATCCAAGGTATACATGAGTTTGTCAACGTTAAAACTGTGTGGGTGAAGTGA
- a CDS encoding phytanoyl-CoA dioxygenase family protein: MPEYLAGKQPTTEQLNEWIEYFHTNGFLVIPNVLTPEQCEILRNDLDENLKKTEGKNYQKSKKIIKRMFEHSQQNLKLFDLEPMVTFAEHLIGGANGTGYSIHDGIPNANIIHVIHNNSFKIPPETDGLAKNAWHQDDTPHVISLDGKPLTNIRLNVLAFTVNYYLTDVLSQENGPTQVIPGSHLFGKLCDGDISGYEDRIYSCLGAMGSAVCFNNQVWHRGSRNSSSTTRYITQITYAKRLVGHKYAPFMNYQMPSHCYEDANPRLKQLLGFLPGGAYG, encoded by the coding sequence ATGCCTGAATATCTAGCTGGTAAGCAGCCAACTACAGAGCAATTAAATGAATGGATTGAATATTTTCATACTAATGGGTTCCTCGTGATTCCCAATGTCTTGACACCCGAACAGTGTGAGATTTTAAGAAATGATTTAGATGAAAACCTCAAGAAGACTGAAGGAAAAAATTATCAAAAATCAAAGAAAATAATCAAGCGAATGTTCGAGCATTCTCAGCAGAATTTAAAGCTTTTTGACTTAGAGCCAATGGTGACATTTGCAGAACATTTAATTGGTGGAGCAAATGGAACAGGCTACTCAATCCATGATGGTATTCCCAATGCTAATATAATTCATGTTATTCACAATAACTCATTTAAAATTCCTCCAGAAACTGACGGATTAGCTAAAAATGCATGGCATCAAGACGATACACCCCATGTAATTTCCCTTGATGGGAAACCCTTAACTAATATTCGCTTGAATGTTCTTGCATTCACAGTGAATTACTACCTAACGGATGTATTATCTCAAGAAAATGGCCCAACTCAAGTGATTCCAGGATCTCATCTATTTGGTAAGTTGTGCGACGGCGATATTTCAGGATATGAAGACCGAATTTATAGCTGCTTGGGAGCAATGGGTTCTGCCGTTTGTTTTAATAATCAGGTATGGCACAGAGGCTCTAGAAACTCTTCGTCTACCACTCGCTACATTACCCAGATTACTTATGCCAAGAGACTGGTTGGACATAAATATGCACCCTTTATGAATTATCAAATGCCTAGTCACTGCTATGAAGATGCAAACCCAAGATTGAAGCAACTGTTAGGATTTCTTCCCGGCGGCGCTTATGGTTAG
- a CDS encoding DUF6888 family protein codes for MYLYLKISFLSLDERTGNIYILAGEETGIVIRENFGVDCPLSLVICRWFCLTNHLGLLWKQNGHKKICKNYHIRIQKSEWATPSCANRIQNSRN; via the coding sequence GTGTATTTATACTTAAAAATCAGTTTTTTGTCATTAGATGAACGAACCGGAAATATTTATATCTTGGCTGGAGAAGAAACCGGAATTGTAATTCGTGAGAATTTTGGGGTTGACTGTCCTTTGTCATTGGTCATTTGTCGTTGGTTTTGTCTCACAAATCATTTAGGATTGCTATGGAAGCAAAATGGACACAAAAAAATCTGTAAAAATTACCATATCAGAATTCAGAAGTCAGAATGGGCTACGCCAAGCTGCGCTAACAGAATTCAGAATTCGAGGAATTAA
- a CDS encoding AAA family ATPase, whose translation MPNNIFQNAYTDAPQQHPNLILGSLQLLFWLFFRPTAWRNHLKGIDPNLNSDISLIFFILICFILRGEWRNLRLCQLFIQVYLILPILTNLLLGLVLWVLGEPIATIADRVVRGVQGNVVLSVFFGVFLGVLLNVAFCMMFALVFGMVFSLTGGVAFSLAGGVPGEVAAGVVLGMAFGMAGGVAGGVRQSMTFGVAFSAAFVGVVFGIGGGVAFGVLAGVAFGVGVTINSWLSVLSFPFLTSWNYLLYRLDKRRNAKSPCLLRFHSAFWDEWQRLHLPGLDKHLLFVITHNPVEGKAALEYLSTSRQRWAAQAVQIELDARSLQDCADVETIREAHHILLIDEIENELSSTRILKIFSRISEDVDAALNQASYYNQRLVLRAFVDKLNLELENFARRSDKYTVRFYPILKSWGEIATNHIDELAKITEQRQEIDSPYIIGVPLTEEQKIFTGRNDIGARIEQLLLDRRRPPLLLYGQRRMGKTSLLNNIGKLLPNTIIPMFIDLQGAPSSASDHAGFLYNLAREMEKSAKKQGLTLPSLAREVLKSDPFTYFYEWLDKVEQALERNTALLALDEFEVLDNAIAKGRFDEQDVLGMLRHLIQHRPRFKVLLAGSHTIEEYQRWASYLINVQVVHISYLKEAEARQLIERPVKDFTLRYEPNAVERVLQLTRCHPFLVQLLCAEIIVLKNEQDPSIRRFATLADVEAAIPEALQSGGFFFADIQNNQVDATGQAILRFIAAQGEGAIVRRESLLQRSPDAEITLKLLLQRELIEEVEDGYCFQVELIRRWFV comes from the coding sequence ATGCCTAACAACATATTCCAAAACGCCTACACTGATGCACCGCAACAGCACCCCAACTTAATCCTCGGTAGCCTGCAACTGCTTTTCTGGCTTTTCTTCCGTCCCACAGCTTGGCGTAACCACCTCAAAGGCATTGACCCCAATTTAAACTCTGATATTTCTTTAATTTTCTTTATTCTGATTTGCTTTATCTTGAGGGGGGAATGGCGAAATCTTCGACTGTGCCAACTGTTTATCCAGGTATATTTAATCTTACCTATCCTGACTAACTTACTACTAGGGTTGGTGCTTTGGGTATTAGGTGAACCAATCGCAACTATAGCTGATCGCGTGGTGCGAGGTGTACAGGGAAACGTAGTGCTAAGTGTGTTTTTCGGCGTGTTCTTGGGTGTGCTGCTAAACGTAGCGTTCTGTATGATGTTCGCTCTGGTGTTTGGTATGGTGTTCAGCCTCACGGGAGGTGTCGCGTTCAGCCTGGCAGGAGGCGTACCAGGAGAAGTGGCGGCAGGTGTAGTGTTAGGTATGGCATTTGGCATGGCGGGAGGCGTAGCGGGAGGCGTGAGACAAAGTATGACCTTCGGTGTAGCGTTCAGCGCGGCGTTCGTTGGTGTGGTGTTTGGCATTGGGGGAGGTGTGGCATTCGGCGTTCTGGCAGGTGTGGCCTTCGGCGTAGGAGTCACTATTAATTCATGGCTATCTGTCTTATCCTTTCCATTTCTCACCAGCTGGAATTACCTTCTCTATAGGCTAGACAAAAGGCGTAATGCTAAAAGCCCGTGTTTATTGCGCTTTCACTCCGCCTTCTGGGATGAGTGGCAACGTTTACATCTACCTGGCTTAGATAAGCATCTCCTCTTCGTAATCACACATAATCCAGTTGAAGGCAAAGCAGCTTTAGAATATCTCAGTACCAGCCGCCAGCGCTGGGCGGCTCAAGCTGTACAAATTGAACTGGATGCACGCAGTTTACAAGACTGTGCTGATGTTGAAACTATCCGCGAAGCTCATCATATTTTATTAATTGACGAAATAGAGAATGAACTTAGCTCTACCCGCATACTAAAAATCTTTAGCCGTATCAGCGAGGATGTTGATGCTGCTCTTAATCAAGCAAGTTATTATAACCAGCGCTTAGTCCTGAGAGCTTTTGTAGATAAATTAAATCTAGAGTTGGAAAACTTCGCTCGTCGCAGCGACAAATATACAGTCCGTTTCTATCCTATTCTCAAAAGTTGGGGTGAGATAGCTACCAACCATATAGATGAACTGGCTAAAATTACTGAACAGCGCCAAGAAATTGACTCGCCTTACATCATCGGCGTACCCCTTACAGAGGAACAGAAAATTTTTACAGGGCGTAATGACATTGGCGCACGCATTGAGCAACTACTTTTAGACCGCCGTCGTCCACCTCTGCTACTATACGGTCAGCGACGCATGGGTAAAACTTCCCTCCTCAATAACATCGGAAAGTTACTCCCCAATACCATCATCCCCATGTTTATAGACTTGCAAGGCGCACCTTCATCAGCGAGCGACCATGCAGGTTTTCTCTATAATCTCGCTAGAGAGATGGAGAAGTCAGCAAAAAAGCAAGGTTTAACTCTACCATCCCTAGCCCGCGAAGTCCTAAAATCTGACCCCTTCACTTATTTCTATGAATGGCTAGATAAAGTAGAACAAGCTCTAGAGCGAAATACCGCCTTACTAGCGCTAGATGAATTCGAGGTGCTAGACAACGCCATAGCCAAAGGTCGCTTTGACGAACAAGATGTTTTGGGAATGCTGCGTCACCTCATCCAACATCGTCCCCGTTTCAAGGTGTTACTGGCTGGCTCCCATACTATCGAAGAATATCAGCGCTGGGCTAGTTATCTCATTAATGTCCAAGTTGTGCATATCTCTTATCTCAAAGAAGCGGAAGCACGACAATTAATTGAACGTCCCGTTAAAGATTTTACTCTGCGCTATGAACCCAATGCTGTTGAGCGAGTACTGCAACTCACCCGTTGTCACCCATTCTTAGTACAACTACTCTGCGCGGAAATTATTGTTCTTAAAAACGAGCAAGACCCCTCTATCCGGCGATTTGCAACCTTAGCTGATGTGGAAGCAGCGATACCAGAAGCTTTGCAAAGTGGGGGCTTTTTCTTCGCTGACATTCAAAATAACCAAGTGGACGCCACTGGACAAGCTATTTTACGTTTTATCGCTGCTCAAGGGGAAGGGGCTATAGTCAGGCGCGAAAGTTTATTACAACGGTCTCCTGATGCTGAGATTACACTCAAATTGCTGTTGCAACGTGAGTTAATTGAGGAAGTTGAGGATGGCTATTGCTTCCAGGTAGAGTTAATTCGTCGTTGGTTTGTCTAA
- a CDS encoding acetolactate synthase large subunit, whose protein sequence is MNTAELLVQCLENEGVQYIFGLPGEENLHVLEALKHSSIKFITTRHEQGAAFMADVYGRLTGKAGVCLSTLGPGATNLMTGVADANLDGAPLVAITGQVGTDRMHIESHQYLDLVAMFAPVTKWNKQIVRPSITPEVVRKAFKRSQSEKPGAVHIDLPENIAAMPVEGKPLRKDNSEKTYASFASIRAAAAAICQAVNPLILVGNGAIRAHASDAVTQFATLLNIPVANTFMGKGVIPYTHQLALWSVGLQQRDFITCGFDNTDLVIAIGYDLIEFSPKKWNRDGKIPVVHIGLNPAEIDSSYIPDAEVVGDISDSLYEILKLADRQGKPDPFAISLRADIRADYEQYAHDDGFPIKPQKLIYDLRQVMGPDDIVISDVGAHKMWMARHYHCHSPNTCIISNGFAAMGIAIPGALAAKLVHPKRKIVAVTGDGGFMMNSQELETALRVGTPFVTIIFNDGGYGLIEWKQENQFGKGNSSFVHFGNPDFVKLAESMGLKGYRVESALDLIPTLKEALAQDVPAVIDCPVDYRENHRFSQKAGELSCAL, encoded by the coding sequence ATGAATACAGCAGAATTATTGGTGCAGTGCCTAGAAAATGAAGGAGTGCAATATATTTTTGGACTCCCTGGCGAAGAAAACCTGCATGTTTTGGAAGCGTTAAAACATTCTTCGATTAAATTTATTACAACTCGTCATGAACAAGGTGCAGCATTCATGGCGGATGTCTACGGACGGCTAACCGGAAAAGCCGGAGTGTGTCTTTCTACTCTTGGGCCTGGGGCAACCAACTTGATGACTGGGGTAGCAGATGCCAACCTCGATGGTGCGCCTTTAGTGGCGATTACCGGTCAAGTGGGAACAGATAGAATGCACATTGAATCCCATCAATATTTAGATTTGGTGGCGATGTTTGCACCTGTTACCAAATGGAATAAGCAGATTGTGCGACCGAGTATTACACCAGAAGTAGTGCGAAAAGCATTTAAGCGATCGCAATCTGAAAAACCTGGTGCAGTTCACATCGATTTGCCAGAAAATATTGCTGCCATGCCCGTAGAAGGCAAACCTTTGCGTAAAGATAATAGCGAAAAAACCTATGCATCTTTTGCTAGTATTCGGGCAGCAGCAGCCGCAATTTGCCAAGCAGTAAACCCATTAATATTAGTAGGAAATGGGGCAATTCGCGCTCATGCAAGTGATGCCGTCACACAATTTGCCACCTTGCTGAATATACCTGTTGCTAATACCTTCATGGGTAAAGGCGTGATTCCCTACACACATCAATTAGCATTGTGGTCAGTGGGATTGCAGCAAAGAGACTTCATTACCTGTGGATTTGATAATACAGATTTAGTAATTGCGATCGGCTATGATTTGATAGAATTTTCCCCCAAAAAATGGAATCGTGACGGCAAAATTCCAGTTGTGCATATAGGGTTAAATCCAGCGGAAATTGATAGTAGTTATATTCCTGATGCCGAAGTCGTGGGAGACATTTCTGATTCCCTCTATGAAATCTTAAAATTAGCAGACCGACAAGGAAAACCCGATCCCTTTGCCATCAGTTTACGAGCAGATATTCGCGCTGATTACGAACAGTACGCCCATGATGATGGATTTCCCATTAAACCGCAAAAGTTAATTTATGACTTAAGGCAAGTGATGGGCCCAGATGATATCGTCATCTCCGATGTTGGCGCACATAAAATGTGGATGGCGCGTCATTATCACTGCCATAGCCCCAACACTTGTATTATTTCCAATGGCTTTGCCGCAATGGGCATTGCGATTCCTGGTGCCTTAGCAGCAAAACTCGTTCATCCCAAACGCAAAATTGTTGCTGTAACTGGCGATGGCGGCTTTATGATGAATTCCCAAGAATTAGAAACCGCCTTGCGTGTTGGTACGCCCTTTGTCACCATCATCTTTAATGACGGTGGCTATGGATTAATTGAGTGGAAACAAGAAAATCAATTTGGCAAAGGAAACTCATCTTTTGTGCATTTTGGTAATCCTGATTTTGTCAAATTAGCCGAAAGCATGGGTTTAAAAGGTTACCGAGTTGAATCAGCTTTAGATTTAATTCCCACACTCAAAGAAGCCCTCGCTCAAGATGTACCCGCCGTCATAGATTGTCCTGTAGACTATCGGGAGAATCACCGCTTTAGCCAAAAAGCCGGCGAGTTGAGTTGTGCGCTGTAA
- a CDS encoding ATP-binding protein: MMARSLRVAPEYIEKVKSAPGRNGYPSQQSLASDVGFSLSTVKSFLNGKPIDYLNFIEISSKLGFKWQEIAYKELEPTNSEASPFITGAPITQPRYFFGREKELKRLFNLLKRHPLQNAAIIGKKRSGKTSLLHYLKNITTTPAQQLRPEQKSDWLPHPENYHWIFVDLQDARMQSREGLLKYILESLKMQVPTPCDLDHFMDVVSDKLHSPTVILLDEIGVGLQRCPELDDGFWESLRSLATNHTGGNLAFILATPESPIELAHNTGHSSPFFNIFGYTAYLGALTQIEARELIASSPIALTDEDVEWILTQSCCWPLLLQILCRERLFNLEEGENNDNWREEGLIQMKPFADLLDSELAE, translated from the coding sequence ATGATGGCGCGATCGCTGCGAGTAGCCCCAGAGTATATTGAAAAAGTCAAGTCAGCACCTGGGCGCAATGGCTATCCCAGCCAGCAGTCCTTGGCTAGTGATGTCGGGTTTTCTCTCTCCACAGTCAAAAGCTTCCTCAATGGCAAACCTATTGACTATCTGAATTTTATAGAAATTAGCAGTAAATTGGGTTTCAAGTGGCAAGAAATTGCATACAAAGAACTTGAACCAACTAACAGCGAAGCATCACCCTTCATCACAGGCGCACCCATCACCCAACCCCGTTACTTTTTTGGACGCGAAAAAGAATTAAAACGCCTCTTCAACTTACTCAAACGCCATCCCCTACAAAACGCCGCCATTATCGGCAAAAAGCGCAGCGGTAAAACATCCCTGCTGCACTACCTAAAAAATATCACCACCACCCCAGCACAACAGTTGCGTCCTGAGCAAAAATCTGACTGGCTACCCCATCCAGAAAATTACCATTGGATTTTTGTAGACTTACAAGACGCACGAATGCAAAGCCGAGAAGGTTTACTCAAATACATCCTAGAATCACTGAAAATGCAAGTGCCAACACCTTGCGATTTAGATCATTTCATGGATGTAGTCAGCGATAAATTGCATTCTCCCACAGTCATCTTATTGGATGAAATTGGCGTTGGCTTGCAACGGTGTCCAGAATTAGATGATGGCTTTTGGGAGAGTTTGCGGTCTTTAGCAACTAACCACACAGGTGGAAATCTGGCGTTTATCTTAGCTACCCCCGAATCACCAATAGAACTAGCACACAACACAGGACACAGTTCGCCCTTTTTCAATATTTTCGGCTACACCGCATATCTGGGAGCATTGACTCAGATAGAAGCACGGGAACTGATAGCGAGTTCGCCCATTGCCTTGACTGACGAAGATGTAGAGTGGATTTTGACACAAAGTTGCTGCTGGCCACTGTTGTTACAAATTCTGTGTAGAGAAAGATTATTTAACTTAGAAGAAGGGGAGAATAATGATAATTGGCGTGAGGAAGGATTAATACAAATGAAACCATTTGCTGATTTATTAGATTCAGAACTAGCAGAGTAA